The Methanocaldococcus infernus ME region TGAGATTTAGATTAAACACAGGTAGAACCATCTGGCAAGGGCAAGCTATAGAAGCTGGGAAAGACTTAGATCTCTATGTAAAAGCTGCTGCTGTTGTTTATATCAATGAGGAAGATATGGAAAAATTGGGAATTAAAGAAGGAGATAATGTTAAAGTTAAATCTGATTGGGGAGAGGTTGTTCTTAAAGCTAAAAAAGCTATAGAAAGGAATCCTGAAGGTTATGTTTATGTCCCAATGGGACCATGGGCAAACCTCTTAGTTTCCCCTGAAACCCATTCAACAGGAATGCCAGACTTGAAAGGATTTCCTGATCTATATGTAACCATTGAAAAAACCAATGAGGAAGTTCTTGACATGAAGAGGTTAATGAAAAGATACTACCTAACAAAAGGGGCAAGGAAAGAGGTGAAAACATGGAATATATTATAAAAAATGGAATTGTCTATGACCCAATCAATGGGGTCAATGGAGAAAAGATGGACATTTGTGTTAAAGATGGAAAGATAGTTGAAAAGGTTTCAGAGGATGCAAAGGTTATTGATGCATCCAACTGTGTAGTTATGGCTGGAGGGATAGAGATACACTCTCACTTAGCTGGGCCAAAGGTTAATATTGGAAGAATGATGAGGCCTGAGGATAGTATTAAGGAGATCTATGCTAAAAAAGGGCTTAGATGTGGAACAGGTTTCTCTATTCCATCAACCTTTAAAACTGGTTACCAATACTGTGAGCTTGGCTACACCTTTGCCTTAGAGGCAGCTATGCCACCATTAAAAGCAAGGCATGTTCATGAAGAATTTTTATTCACTCCACAGATTGATGTTGCAGCCCTCCCATTGTTTGGAAATAACTGGATTGTCTTTAAGTACATAATGGAGAAAGACTATAAAGCTTTAGCTGCTTATGTAGCTTGGATGTTAAAGGCTACAAAAGGTTATGGGATAAAGATAGTTAACCCAGGAGGAACTGAGGCATGGGGTTGGGGAACAAATGTTCATAGCTTAGATGATCCAGTTCCAGGATTTGATATAACCCCTAAGGAGATAGTCAAGGGTTTAGGAATGGTTAATGAACTTTTAGGATTACCTCATTCTATCCATGTCCACCCAAATGATTTAGGACATCCTGGAAATTATGAGGTTACTATAGAAACTATGAAGTTATTAGAGGATGTAAAGGCTAAACCAAAAATTGGAGAGAGATGGAGCTCTTACCATAATACTCATATTCAATTCCATGCCTATGGAGGAACATCATGGAAAGACTTTGAAAGTAAGGCATTAGAAATTATTGACTATGTAAATAAGTCAAAGCATGTAACCATTGATGTTGGGCAAGTTACTTTAGATGAAACTACAACCATGACAGCTGATGGACCAATGGAATATGATCTATATATGATGACTAAGTTCAAGTGGGCTAACTGTGATGTTGAGTTAGAAACTGGTTCAGGAGTAGTTCCATTCATCTACTCAAGAAAGAACCCAGTTCATTCTGTCCAGTGGGCTATAGGTTTAGAGTTCTTACTCTACACTGACACTGATAAAGTGATCTTAACAACTGATCACCCAAATGCTGGACCATTTACAAGATATCCAAGAATATTAGCTTGGCTATTAAGTAAGAAGTATAGAGAGGATTGGCT contains the following coding sequences:
- the fwdA gene encoding tungsten-dependent formylmethanofuran dehydrogenase subunit FwdA, which encodes MEYIIKNGIVYDPINGVNGEKMDICVKDGKIVEKVSEDAKVIDASNCVVMAGGIEIHSHLAGPKVNIGRMMRPEDSIKEIYAKKGLRCGTGFSIPSTFKTGYQYCELGYTFALEAAMPPLKARHVHEEFLFTPQIDVAALPLFGNNWIVFKYIMEKDYKALAAYVAWMLKATKGYGIKIVNPGGTEAWGWGTNVHSLDDPVPGFDITPKEIVKGLGMVNELLGLPHSIHVHPNDLGHPGNYEVTIETMKLLEDVKAKPKIGERWSSYHNTHIQFHAYGGTSWKDFESKALEIIDYVNKSKHVTIDVGQVTLDETTTMTADGPMEYDLYMMTKFKWANCDVELETGSGVVPFIYSRKNPVHSVQWAIGLEFLLYTDTDKVILTTDHPNAGPFTRYPRILAWLLSKKYREDWLYNKVHKWARERTALPDADKEYDMYEVAKVTRANQAIALGLSESMGHLGVGANADIAIYEIDPEEKDGKKIEKAFRYAKYVLKDGEVIVKDGEIVKEKFYRTFYLDVQVDESLMNEVLKDVEEMFKRYYTINFENYVVTEEYANNWKPIKIDATNL
- the fwdD gene encoding tungsten-dependent formylmethanofuran dehydrogenase subunit FwdD, translating into MRFRLNTGRTIWQGQAIEAGKDLDLYVKAAAVVYINEEDMEKLGIKEGDNVKVKSDWGEVVLKAKKAIERNPEGYVYVPMGPWANLLVSPETHSTGMPDLKGFPDLYVTIEKTNEEVLDMKRLMKRYYLTKGARKEVKTWNIL